The following proteins are co-located in the Candidatus Binatia bacterium genome:
- a CDS encoding class I adenylate-forming enzyme family protein, translating into MYKELREITAQLTGEGGPFEIAEVTIDGVPLRTYKNAPADMRQVWLGTAGHGDADYLVYEEERLTYAESHQLVAAAARNLVDRFGVKPGDRIAVAMRNYPEWVLSYWAAISVGASVVGMNAWWTGPEMVYALNDAKPTMLIADKERLERLAPVRDQVGEFQIISVRVDEGAPAGSLPWSELVAGEGAMPDADIDPDSDACIFYTSGTTGVPKGAQLTHRGCTNNIMSMAFWNAASPAALDAAGKKSAPAADEVSYPPCFLVVTPLFHVTACNCVMHGASLTGAKLILVYKWDAGQALKLIEKERVTTISGVPVMSRELIAHEDFAKADTSSLKSLGGGGAAIQPDLVEKIESRVSSARPGTGYGMTEACGVITMNSADYFVDKPETVGPILPVFETLIEGADGKPVTDGGVGELCVRGGQVIRGYLNRPEATAESITNGWLHTGDIARIDEDGFIAIVDRAKDMLLRGGENVYCAEVEAAIFDHDAVAECAVIGVPDDRLGEEVGAAVVLAEGASVDADALRAFVKGR; encoded by the coding sequence ATGTACAAGGAACTTCGTGAAATCACCGCTCAGCTAACTGGCGAAGGAGGCCCGTTCGAGATCGCAGAAGTCACGATCGATGGCGTCCCGCTGCGGACCTACAAGAACGCTCCGGCCGACATGCGTCAGGTCTGGCTGGGGACCGCAGGCCATGGTGATGCCGACTACCTCGTCTACGAGGAAGAACGATTGACCTATGCGGAATCCCATCAATTGGTGGCCGCTGCCGCCCGTAATCTTGTCGACCGCTTCGGTGTAAAGCCTGGCGATCGCATTGCCGTCGCCATGCGAAACTATCCCGAATGGGTGCTTTCCTACTGGGCAGCCATCTCGGTCGGGGCAAGTGTGGTGGGCATGAATGCTTGGTGGACGGGACCCGAAATGGTCTACGCCCTGAATGATGCGAAACCGACGATGCTGATCGCAGACAAGGAGCGACTCGAGAGGCTCGCGCCGGTCCGCGACCAAGTTGGTGAATTTCAGATCATTTCGGTGCGCGTCGACGAAGGTGCTCCGGCGGGATCCCTGCCATGGTCAGAATTGGTTGCCGGCGAAGGTGCCATGCCCGACGCGGACATCGACCCTGATTCGGATGCATGCATTTTTTACACATCGGGAACCACTGGTGTTCCCAAGGGCGCGCAGCTCACGCACCGCGGTTGCACCAATAACATTATGAGCATGGCATTCTGGAATGCCGCCTCACCGGCCGCCCTCGACGCCGCTGGCAAAAAGTCGGCCCCGGCTGCCGATGAGGTCTCGTACCCACCATGCTTTCTTGTGGTGACCCCGCTATTTCACGTCACCGCGTGTAATTGTGTCATGCACGGCGCTTCACTTACGGGGGCCAAACTTATCCTTGTCTACAAATGGGATGCCGGACAGGCCCTGAAACTGATCGAAAAAGAACGAGTGACGACCATCTCGGGCGTGCCCGTGATGTCCCGTGAATTGATCGCCCATGAGGACTTTGCAAAGGCCGATACATCCTCCCTGAAGTCGCTCGGCGGAGGCGGGGCTGCGATTCAGCCCGATCTCGTCGAAAAGATCGAGTCGCGGGTGTCGAGTGCGCGTCCGGGTACCGGCTATGGCATGACGGAGGCTTGTGGTGTGATCACCATGAACTCGGCCGATTATTTCGTCGACAAGCCAGAGACCGTGGGGCCTATTCTGCCGGTATTCGAAACCCTGATCGAGGGGGCCGACGGGAAGCCCGTGACCGACGGCGGTGTCGGCGAGCTTTGTGTCCGTGGCGGTCAGGTCATCCGGGGATATCTGAATCGCCCCGAGGCGACCGCCGAGAGCATCACCAACGGCTGGCTGCACACCGGTGACATCGCGCGCATCGACGAAGATGGTTTTATCGCGATTGTGGACCGCGCTAAGGATATGCTTTTGCGCGGTGGCGAGAACGTGTATTGCGCCGAAGTCGAAGCCGCGATTTTCGATCACGACGCCGTTGCGGAATGTGCCGTGATCGGGGTACCGGATGACCGACTCGGCGAGGAAGTCGGCGCAGCGGTTGTCCTGGCCGAGGGTGCCTCGGTCGATGCGGATGCACTGCGAGCTTTCGTGAAGGGACGGTAG